In Deinococcus aerius, the following proteins share a genomic window:
- the miaB gene encoding tRNA (N6-isopentenyl adenosine(37)-C2)-methylthiotransferase MiaB, with the protein MVYTRAHLITYGCQMNEYDTHLVESQLVSFGADIVPSVDEADFVLVNTCAVRGKPVDKVRSLLGDLRKQKAQRPLVVGMMGCLAQLEEGQQIARKFEVDVLLGPGSLLDIGKALEANERFWGLQFKDELHGHIPPPPQGKLQAHLTIMRGCDHHCTYCIVPTTRGPQVSRHPDDILRELDLLLAAGVQEVTLLGQNVNAYGVDQGAKLAGYPSFANLLRMVGQSGVRRVKFTTSHPMNFTEDVAAAMAETPAVCEYVHLPVQSGSNRVLRRMAREYTREKYLGHIAEIKKHLPGVVLATDIIVGFPGETEEDFAETLSLYDEVGYDSAYMFIYSARPGTPSYKHFTDLPRELKTERLQRLIAKQKEWSARKNAEKVGTVQEVLLRGDAHDSGFLEGHTRGNHPVVVPKAVGASGAGLYRARIEHATPHMLYGRLIGADGQDLPELPRFNPEAAALSSPLQMV; encoded by the coding sequence TTGGTTTATACGCGTGCCCACCTGATTACCTATGGCTGCCAGATGAACGAGTACGACACCCATCTGGTCGAGTCGCAACTCGTGAGTTTCGGCGCGGACATCGTCCCCAGCGTGGACGAGGCGGACTTCGTGCTCGTCAACACCTGCGCCGTGCGCGGCAAGCCCGTGGACAAGGTCCGCTCATTGCTGGGCGACCTGCGCAAGCAGAAGGCGCAGCGCCCCCTCGTCGTCGGGATGATGGGCTGCCTCGCGCAGCTTGAGGAGGGACAGCAGATCGCCCGCAAGTTCGAGGTGGACGTGCTGCTCGGCCCCGGCAGCCTGCTCGACATCGGCAAGGCGCTGGAGGCGAATGAGCGCTTCTGGGGGCTGCAATTCAAGGACGAGCTCCACGGCCACATCCCGCCGCCCCCGCAGGGCAAGCTCCAGGCGCACCTCACGATCATGCGCGGGTGCGACCACCACTGCACCTACTGCATCGTGCCGACCACGCGCGGGCCGCAGGTCAGCCGCCACCCGGACGACATCCTGCGCGAACTCGACCTGCTGCTCGCCGCCGGGGTGCAGGAGGTCACGCTGCTGGGGCAGAACGTGAACGCCTACGGGGTGGACCAGGGGGCGAAGTTGGCGGGGTATCCGTCCTTTGCCAACCTGCTGAGGATGGTGGGGCAGAGCGGCGTGCGGCGCGTCAAGTTCACGACCAGCCACCCCATGAACTTCACCGAGGACGTGGCCGCCGCGATGGCCGAGACACCCGCCGTGTGCGAGTACGTCCACCTGCCGGTGCAGAGCGGGTCGAACCGGGTGCTGCGCCGCATGGCCCGCGAGTACACCCGCGAGAAGTACCTGGGGCACATCGCCGAGATCAAGAAGCATCTGCCGGGCGTGGTGCTCGCCACCGACATCATCGTGGGCTTTCCCGGCGAGACCGAGGAGGACTTCGCCGAGACGCTGAGCCTGTACGACGAGGTGGGTTACGACTCCGCCTACATGTTCATCTACTCCGCGCGGCCCGGCACGCCGAGCTACAAGCACTTCACCGACCTGCCGCGCGAGCTGAAGACCGAGAGATTGCAGCGTTTGATCGCCAAGCAGAAGGAGTGGAGCGCCCGCAAGAACGCGGAGAAGGTGGGGACCGTGCAGGAGGTCCTGCTGCGCGGTGACGCCCACGACTCCGGCTTCCTGGAGGGCCATACACGCGGGAACCATCCCGTCGTCGTGCCCAAGGCGGTCGGCGCGAGTGGGGCGGGCCTCTACCGCGCCCGGATTGAGCACGCCACGCCGCACATGCTCTACGGGCGGTTGATCGGCGCGGACGGTCAGGACCTGCCCGAACTGCCCCGCTTCAACCCCGAGGCGGCGGCGCTGAGCAGCCCGCTCCAAATGGTCTAG
- a CDS encoding DUF1844 domain-containing protein, with translation MPHPEFVGLVNSLQATAEAALGDLNAATSSAARDGLLEEGRARQVAERSLRLLTMLAEKTRGNLDLTEAELLTGAIGSLRARLGN, from the coding sequence ATGCCCCATCCCGAATTCGTCGGACTCGTGAATTCCCTGCAAGCCACCGCCGAGGCGGCCCTGGGCGACCTCAACGCCGCCACCTCCAGCGCCGCCCGCGACGGGCTGCTGGAGGAGGGGCGGGCGCGCCAGGTCGCCGAGCGGTCCCTGCGCCTGCTCACCATGCTCGCCGAGAAGACCCGCGGCAACCTCGACCTCACGGAGGCCGAACTCCTCACGGGCGCCATCGGCAGCCTGCGCGCCCGCCTGGGCAACTAG
- a CDS encoding C40 family peptidase, translated as MKAFRVLLLATALGSGSALAASYTVRAGDTLSKIAAQYRMDPAQLMRLNGLNSSTIQVGQKLKVTGTPAQASTAKPAAPAARGGGAFVRTAATRFLGFRYAAGGTGSWGFDCSGYTMRVFQEMGIRLPHSAAGQWRMGTAVSSRNLQPGDLVFFNTTGVVASHVGIYVGNGMMANANSYYGRTMIEPLFGNAYWASRFVGARRILG; from the coding sequence ATGAAAGCGTTCCGCGTCCTCCTCCTTGCCACCGCTCTCGGAAGCGGCAGTGCGCTCGCCGCCTCATACACCGTGAGGGCGGGTGACACCCTGTCCAAGATCGCTGCCCAGTACCGGATGGACCCGGCGCAGCTCATGCGGCTGAACGGTCTGAACAGCTCCACCATCCAGGTGGGCCAGAAGCTGAAGGTGACTGGGACGCCCGCCCAGGCGAGTACGGCCAAGCCCGCCGCCCCGGCAGCGCGCGGCGGCGGGGCTTTTGTGAGGACGGCGGCCACCCGGTTCCTGGGGTTCCGCTACGCGGCGGGCGGCACGGGGAGCTGGGGCTTTGACTGCTCGGGCTACACGATGCGGGTGTTCCAGGAGATGGGGATTCGGCTGCCGCACAGCGCCGCGGGCCAGTGGCGCATGGGCACGGCGGTGAGCAGCCGCAACCTGCAACCCGGTGACCTGGTGTTCTTCAACACCACGGGCGTGGTCGCCAGCCACGTCGGCATCTACGTGGGGAACGGCATGATGGCGAACGCCAACAGTTATTACGGCCGCACGATGATTGAGCCGCTGTTCGGCAACGCCTACTGGGCCAGCCGCTTCGTCGGCGCCCGCCGCATCCTGGGCTGA
- a CDS encoding LEA type 2 family protein, whose translation MKKLLLAPLLALGLGACAPAQPLVQVPTFEVQSVRLTRLNLPSGKDPALANLTLRLRVQNPNPVPVRLANIAGRFVIDGQEVGTVNLPNVSLPARGETEQRADLSLPVTLQTAGAFLRVARGQEVSYRVDGTFTADLGVLGRPTFGPFTLVQGVWRQPAILPF comes from the coding sequence GTGAAAAAGCTGCTCCTGGCTCCCCTGCTCGCGCTCGGCCTGGGCGCCTGCGCTCCCGCCCAGCCTCTCGTGCAGGTCCCTACCTTCGAGGTGCAGAGCGTGCGCCTGACCCGCCTGAATCTGCCCAGCGGCAAGGACCCGGCCCTGGCGAACCTGACCCTGCGGCTGAGGGTGCAGAACCCCAACCCGGTGCCCGTGCGCCTGGCGAACATCGCCGGACGGTTCGTGATCGACGGTCAGGAGGTCGGCACCGTGAACCTCCCCAACGTGAGCCTGCCCGCCCGGGGCGAGACCGAACAGCGGGCCGACCTGAGCCTCCCGGTGACCCTTCAGACCGCCGGGGCCTTTTTAAGGGTGGCCCGGGGCCAGGAGGTCAGCTACCGGGTGGACGGCACCTTCACCGCCGACCTGGGCGTGCTGGGCCGCCCCACCTTCGGGCCGTTCACGCTGGTGCAGGGCGTGTGGCGGCAACCGGCGATCCTGCCGTTCTGA
- a CDS encoding uracil-DNA glycosylase: protein MTAPGVPALRALELRAKGCTACRLRPGATQVVVADGNPGAPLVIIGEAPGGEEDRLGRPFVGPAGQLLDRILAAVALTRQDAYLTHVAKCRPPGNRTPEPDEIEACTSLWLGPQLALLRPRVILSLGNTPTQHLLNTRLGITRLRGTWHRYRCPDARGGTHDALLMPLFHPAYLLRQDTRSPGGPKSLTWRDLREAAAVLRGEKEPEGPVSAPPQPLGDQPTLF, encoded by the coding sequence GTGACAGCGCCCGGCGTGCCCGCCCTGCGAGCCCTCGAACTGCGGGCGAAGGGCTGCACGGCCTGCCGCCTGCGCCCGGGCGCCACCCAGGTCGTCGTCGCCGATGGCAATCCCGGGGCGCCCCTGGTGATCATCGGCGAGGCGCCGGGGGGGGAGGAGGACCGCCTGGGACGCCCCTTCGTGGGTCCGGCGGGACAGCTCCTCGACCGCATCCTGGCCGCCGTGGCCCTCACCCGGCAGGACGCCTACCTCACCCACGTCGCCAAGTGCCGCCCCCCCGGCAACCGGACGCCCGAGCCGGACGAGATCGAGGCTTGCACCTCGCTGTGGCTGGGGCCGCAACTCGCCCTGCTGCGGCCCCGGGTGATCCTGAGCCTGGGCAACACCCCGACGCAACACCTGCTGAATACCCGCCTGGGCATCACCCGGCTGCGCGGCACCTGGCACCGCTACCGCTGCCCGGACGCCCGGGGCGGCACCCACGACGCCCTCCTGATGCCGCTCTTCCACCCCGCCTACCTGCTGCGCCAGGACACCCGCTCCCCCGGCGGTCCCAAAAGCCTGACCTGGCGCGACCTCCGCGAGGCGGCGGCCGTCCTGCGCGGGGAAAAGGAGCCCGAGGGTCCGGTCTCCGCCCCCCCTCAGCCTCTGGGAGATCAGCCCACCCTGTTTTAA
- the dtd gene encoding D-aminoacyl-tRNA deacylase — protein sequence MRAVLQRVTRATCTVEGRVTGETGPGFLVLLGVAPGDTPETARTLAAKIARLRVFGDEAGKMNRSLLDLGGGILSISQFTLYADTRRGNRPSFTDAAPPDQARALYAEFNAALRAHSLPVGEGVFGAHMTLDLTNDGPVTLILDAE from the coding sequence ATGCGCGCCGTCCTCCAGCGCGTCACCCGCGCGACCTGCACGGTCGAGGGCCGCGTCACCGGCGAGACCGGTCCCGGCTTCCTCGTCCTCCTCGGCGTGGCCCCGGGGGACACCCCCGAGACCGCCCGCACCCTCGCCGCCAAGATTGCCCGGCTGCGCGTCTTCGGCGACGAGGCGGGAAAGATGAACCGCAGCCTCCTCGACCTCGGCGGGGGCATCCTCAGCATCAGCCAGTTCACCCTGTACGCCGACACCCGCCGCGGCAACCGCCCCAGCTTCACGGACGCCGCCCCACCCGACCAGGCCCGCGCCCTGTACGCCGAATTCAACGCGGCCCTGCGCGCCCACAGCCTCCCCGTCGGTGAGGGCGTCTTCGGCGCCCATATGACCCTCGACCTCACGAACGACGGCCCCGTCACCCTGATCCTCGACGCCGAGTAA
- a CDS encoding outer membrane lipoprotein carrier protein LolA, which produces MNRLLPLLTLMALASTASAQTVQDILNRVDAAQKAARDVTFRLSGSATLESSPQKIDLTVKSIPAQGVARLQFAAPDALADNIVVADRNEIRQYLFLTNQVTVTPVKKAAESAGFGGLDFTQLTNAATLLSQYNVRLLSTATISGKKVYQLEATPKNAGTTDRARVWITEAGWRPTRVQLVGGGKVLADLTVSNYKVNSGLTVAGLKTLPKDAQVIRQ; this is translated from the coding sequence GTGAACCGACTCCTTCCCCTGCTGACCCTTATGGCCCTGGCCTCCACGGCGAGCGCCCAGACTGTGCAGGACATCCTGAACCGGGTGGACGCCGCCCAGAAGGCCGCGAGGGACGTGACCTTCCGCCTGAGCGGCAGCGCCACCCTCGAATCCTCCCCCCAGAAGATCGACCTCACCGTCAAGAGCATCCCCGCCCAGGGGGTGGCCCGGCTGCAATTCGCCGCGCCCGACGCGCTGGCCGACAACATCGTGGTCGCGGACCGCAACGAGATCCGGCAGTACCTCTTCCTGACCAATCAGGTGACGGTCACGCCCGTCAAGAAGGCGGCCGAGAGCGCGGGCTTCGGCGGGCTCGACTTCACCCAGCTCACGAACGCGGCCACGCTGCTCAGCCAGTACAACGTGCGGCTGCTGAGCACCGCCACCATCTCGGGCAAGAAGGTCTACCAACTGGAGGCCACCCCAAAGAACGCCGGCACCACCGACCGCGCCCGCGTCTGGATCACCGAGGCGGGCTGGCGGCCCACCCGCGTGCAGCTCGTCGGCGGCGGCAAGGTCCTCGCCGACCTCACCGTGAGCAACTACAAGGTCAACAGCGGCCTGACCGTGGCGGGCCTCAAGACCCTCCCCAAGGACGCGCAGGTGATCCGGCAGTAA
- a CDS encoding DegV family protein: MSAPSFAIATDGGLDAFADLRNDVPVAPFSLTFGSTTYRMDEITREALFRELGTNPAHPTSSQPTPQDWAQAYRRAGQGGLPVLALTISGGLSGSRNAAEQARTLVPEIPLRVHDTRTLSAAQAFQVHAAVTAAGRGETLETALDWVRRTHDETELYFTIETLEYLRRGGRIGRVQATLGGLLNLKPVITVDRETGTYTNVGRARSYRGAIEAVAAQVTARYGEGTPLRLGLLYGSVREDADALLAAIGARHPVVWAGFAGVNPVLNVHTGPRAVGVAAAPGGWVWER; the protein is encoded by the coding sequence ATGAGCGCGCCCTCCTTCGCGATTGCCACCGACGGTGGGCTGGACGCCTTCGCGGATTTGCGGAACGACGTGCCCGTAGCGCCCTTCAGCCTGACCTTCGGCTCCACGACGTACCGCATGGACGAGATCACCCGCGAGGCGCTGTTCCGGGAGTTGGGGACGAACCCGGCGCACCCGACCTCCAGCCAGCCCACCCCGCAGGACTGGGCACAGGCGTATCGCCGGGCGGGTCAGGGGGGCCTGCCCGTCCTGGCCTTGACGATCAGCGGCGGGCTCTCGGGGAGCCGCAACGCGGCGGAGCAGGCGCGGACGCTGGTGCCGGAGATTCCGCTGAGGGTCCATGACACGCGGACCCTCAGCGCGGCGCAGGCGTTTCAGGTCCACGCGGCGGTGACGGCCGCGGGGCGGGGTGAGACGCTGGAGACGGCGCTGGACTGGGTGCGGCGCACGCACGACGAGACGGAGCTGTACTTCACCATCGAGACGCTGGAGTACCTGCGGCGCGGCGGGCGCATCGGGCGGGTGCAGGCGACGCTGGGGGGGCTGCTGAACCTCAAGCCGGTGATCACGGTGGACCGGGAAACGGGCACGTACACGAACGTGGGCCGGGCGCGGAGTTACCGGGGGGCCATCGAGGCCGTCGCGGCCCAGGTCACGGCCCGGTATGGGGAGGGCACCCCGCTGCGGCTGGGGCTGCTGTACGGCAGCGTCCGGGAGGATGCGGACGCGCTGCTCGCGGCGATCGGGGCGCGGCACCCGGTCGTGTGGGCGGGTTTTGCGGGGGTGAATCCGGTGCTGAACGTGCATACCGGGCCGCGGGCGGTGGGGGTGGCGGCGGCGCCGGGGGGCTGGGTCTGGGAGAGGTAG
- a CDS encoding YchJ family protein translates to MPLPFPALKPCPCGSGRSYGACCGPRHRGERPAETPEALMRSRYTAYALRDTEYVRRTWHPDTCPPDLSSEEDDTRYLGLKIHRAEGNEVEFSATLRVAGRGHRMHERSTFVRLNGAWVYVEGVDPHDPRT, encoded by the coding sequence ATGCCTCTCCCCTTCCCGGCCCTGAAGCCCTGCCCCTGCGGCTCGGGGCGCTCCTACGGCGCGTGCTGCGGCCCCCGGCACCGCGGCGAGCGGCCCGCCGAGACACCCGAGGCGCTGATGCGCTCGCGCTACACGGCCTACGCCCTGCGCGACACGGAGTACGTGCGGCGGACGTGGCACCCGGACACCTGCCCGCCGGACCTCAGTTCGGAAGAAGATGACACGCGCTACCTGGGGCTCAAGATTCACCGCGCGGAGGGCAACGAGGTGGAATTCTCCGCGACGCTGCGGGTGGCTGGTCGCGGGCACCGTATGCACGAGCGCAGCACGTTCGTAAGATTGAACGGCGCATGGGTATATGTGGAAGGCGTGGACCCGCATGATCCCCGCACGTGA
- a CDS encoding NAD(P)-dependent oxidoreductase, whose amino-acid sequence MGKTLAFLGLGAMGWPMAGHLARRAGETGGHTLVWNRTREKAGAHAREFGSEAVELSGVAGADVVFTCLPTSAEVDGMLGELEGTLRPGTIWVDCTSGHPEAARRQAERLSERGVTFLDAPVSGGTAGARAGRLTVMVGGDAGALNAVRDDFAFAGTVVHVGGVGAGFAVKAVNNALLAVTLWATGEGLAALARGGVNLGAALEVINASSGRSNASQNLIGQRVLTREFPATFGLGLLAKDAGIAADVVRGAGASAPVLMQVEALTRAAATLIGPEVDHTAALRLIERMNAVELR is encoded by the coding sequence ATGGGCAAAACGCTGGCATTTCTGGGACTGGGCGCGATGGGCTGGCCGATGGCGGGGCACCTCGCGCGGCGCGCGGGGGAAACGGGTGGGCACACGCTGGTGTGGAACCGCACGCGGGAAAAGGCGGGGGCACACGCCCGAGAGTTCGGCAGCGAGGCGGTGGAGTTGAGCGGGGTGGCGGGGGCCGACGTGGTCTTCACCTGCCTGCCCACGAGCGCGGAGGTGGACGGCATGCTGGGCGAACTGGAGGGGACGTTGCGGCCCGGCACCATCTGGGTGGACTGCACGAGCGGCCACCCGGAGGCGGCGCGGCGGCAGGCGGAGCGGTTGTCGGAACGGGGCGTGACTTTTCTGGACGCCCCGGTGAGCGGGGGCACGGCGGGGGCGCGGGCTGGGCGGTTGACGGTGATGGTCGGGGGGGACGCGGGGGCGCTGAACGCGGTGCGCGATGACTTCGCCTTCGCGGGCACGGTGGTGCACGTGGGCGGGGTGGGCGCGGGCTTCGCGGTGAAGGCCGTGAACAACGCGCTGCTCGCGGTGACCCTGTGGGCGACGGGCGAGGGGCTGGCCGCGCTGGCCCGCGGGGGGGTGAACCTGGGGGCCGCGCTGGAGGTCATCAATGCGAGCAGCGGGCGCAGCAACGCCTCCCAGAACCTAATTGGGCAGCGGGTGCTGACGCGCGAGTTCCCCGCGACCTTCGGGCTGGGCCTGCTCGCCAAGGACGCGGGCATCGCCGCCGACGTGGTGCGCGGGGCGGGGGCCAGCGCGCCCGTGCTGATGCAGGTCGAGGCCCTGACCCGCGCCGCCGCCACCCTCATCGGGCCGGAGGTGGATCACACCGCCGCCCTGCGGCTGATCGAGCGGATGAACGCTGTGGAGCTGCGATGA
- a CDS encoding TrmH family RNA methyltransferase translates to MTAPDVITSLQNPHVKRLVRLRTRREREREGVILVEGARELSRAVAAGLTPATLYTCEALYSPEAREVKSALPGPRLRLSREAFEKVSGRENPDGLLALIPAPAPRLPEPHGDAVIVVLHGLEKPGNIGAILRTADAAGAAGVFVLGRGADPYSPNVIRASQGSVFSLPVAALGEEEALAWLAEREFTRVACTPDAPQVYWDAPLTGRVALILGAEHEGLPPEWRAAELPVRVPMHGAADSLNVATAAALVLYECLRQRRASR, encoded by the coding sequence ATGACCGCTCCTGACGTGATCACCTCCCTGCAAAACCCCCACGTCAAACGGCTCGTACGGTTGCGGACCCGCCGCGAACGCGAACGTGAGGGCGTGATCCTGGTCGAGGGCGCCCGCGAGCTCTCCCGGGCGGTGGCGGCGGGGCTGACGCCAGCCACCCTCTACACCTGTGAGGCCCTCTACAGCCCTGAGGCGCGCGAGGTGAAATCAGCCCTCCCCGGCCCCCGCCTCCGGCTCTCCCGCGAGGCCTTCGAGAAGGTCAGCGGGCGCGAGAACCCCGACGGCCTGCTCGCCCTCATTCCGGCCCCAGCCCCGCGCCTGCCCGAACCGCATGGAGACGCGGTCATCGTCGTCCTGCACGGCCTGGAAAAGCCCGGCAACATCGGCGCGATCCTGCGGACGGCGGACGCAGCGGGGGCGGCGGGCGTGTTCGTTCTCGGGCGAGGCGCCGACCCGTACTCCCCCAATGTCATCCGCGCCTCCCAGGGCAGCGTCTTCTCCCTGCCCGTCGCCGCGCTGGGCGAGGAGGAGGCCCTGGCGTGGCTGGCAGAACGTGAGTTCACCCGTGTCGCCTGCACCCCCGACGCTCCCCAGGTGTACTGGGACGCCCCCCTCACCGGCCGGGTCGCCCTGATCCTCGGTGCCGAGCACGAGGGCCTACCCCCAGAATGGCGCGCCGCCGAACTCCCCGTCCGGGTGCCCATGCACGGCGCCGCCGACAGCCTGAACGTCGCCACCGCCGCCGCCCTCGTCCTGTACGAGTGCCTGCGCCAGCGCCGGGCGTCCCGGTAG
- a CDS encoding AEC family transporter, producing MPPAAPSWRASPPCNNGNFGLPVALFALGQPGLDQAVVIFLCSVVLTFTLGPLLYGSAGGARAGLLAVARLPVVWCIAAALLVRLLHVPVPLGLRRGIDLLGQAALPMVLLSLGIQLGQAGRLSLTGPVFTAVSLRGLGLQGLVLASAMPTAVNAFLLAREYGADSETVASAVALSTLASLLTAALVVALLPRIGELG from the coding sequence GTGCCACCCGCCGCGCCGTCATGGCGAGCGTCGCCACCTTGCAACAACGGCAACTTCGGGCTGCCGGTCGCCCTCTTCGCGCTGGGGCAGCCGGGGCTGGACCAGGCGGTCGTGATCTTCCTGTGTTCGGTCGTCCTCACCTTCACGCTGGGACCGCTGCTGTACGGCTCGGCGGGGGGAGCGCGGGCAGGGCTGCTCGCCGTCGCCCGGCTGCCCGTCGTGTGGTGCATCGCCGCCGCGCTGCTCGTGCGGCTGCTGCATGTCCCCGTCCCGCTGGGGCTGCGGCGCGGCATCGACCTGCTGGGGCAGGCCGCGCTCCCGATGGTGCTCCTGTCGCTGGGGATTCAGCTCGGGCAGGCGGGGCGGCTCTCGCTCACCGGGCCGGTGTTCACCGCCGTCTCGCTGAGGGGGCTCGGCCTTCAGGGGCTGGTCCTGGCCTCGGCGATGCCGACCGCCGTGAATGCCTTTCTGCTGGCGCGGGAGTATGGGGCGGATTCGGAGACGGTCGCCAGCGCGGTGGCGCTCAGCACGTTGGCGAGTCTGCTCACGGCGGCGCTGGTGGTGGCGCTGCTTCCGCGGATCGGGGAGCTGGGGTGA
- a CDS encoding LysM peptidoglycan-binding domain-containing M23 family metallopeptidase, with the protein MSLRHLPLAAALLLGLAGAYTVKPGDTLYSIARAHGTTVAELTRLNRLTGTTIEVGQTLRLPGEPAPVPTPPLPRSDGGQGSLPVPAAQIAGLTVSAPTSLQMGDAFVLRLSGPRAGEATVRFPSEVGEDVRRPAERLTPSGAAGEYVVLGRVVLGKTTPVVYEVQVGDDLVRGSIPVAGLDQTIQHINLPPSISRKLEDPGRKAEDAAVEKAYARRTPQAWTRPFQPAVGVKAQSSAFGQPRTYVAGGPVQYHYGTDYPAPVGTAVTAVNDGTVVLAGKYPVRGGLVVIDHGAGLTSLYFHQSRVLVRPGQKVTRGQKIGEVGSTGLSAGPHLHLEMRVRGEGTNPADWMNRIWPK; encoded by the coding sequence ATGAGCTTGCGCCATCTCCCCCTCGCCGCCGCACTCCTGCTGGGGCTGGCGGGCGCCTACACCGTCAAGCCGGGCGACACCCTCTACTCCATCGCGCGCGCCCACGGCACGACCGTCGCGGAGCTCACCCGCCTCAACCGGCTGACGGGCACGACCATCGAGGTGGGGCAGACGTTGCGTCTGCCGGGCGAACCCGCCCCCGTGCCCACCCCGCCCCTGCCGCGCAGCGACGGCGGCCAGGGGAGCCTCCCGGTGCCCGCCGCGCAGATCGCCGGGCTGACGGTCTCCGCCCCCACCTCACTCCAGATGGGGGACGCCTTCGTGCTGCGGCTCAGCGGGCCGCGCGCCGGGGAGGCGACCGTGCGCTTTCCCAGCGAGGTGGGCGAGGACGTGCGGCGGCCGGCCGAGCGGCTCACCCCCAGCGGCGCGGCGGGGGAGTACGTGGTCCTGGGCCGCGTGGTGCTGGGCAAGACCACCCCGGTCGTGTACGAGGTCCAGGTGGGGGACGACCTCGTGCGCGGCAGCATCCCCGTCGCGGGGCTCGACCAGACCATCCAGCACATCAACCTGCCTCCCAGCATCAGCCGCAAGCTGGAGGACCCCGGGCGCAAGGCCGAGGACGCCGCCGTCGAAAAGGCCTACGCCCGGCGCACCCCCCAGGCCTGGACCCGCCCCTTCCAGCCCGCCGTGGGCGTGAAGGCCCAGAGCAGCGCCTTCGGCCAGCCGCGCACCTACGTCGCGGGCGGCCCGGTGCAGTACCACTACGGCACCGACTACCCGGCGCCCGTGGGCACCGCCGTGACCGCCGTGAACGACGGCACCGTGGTCCTGGCGGGCAAGTACCCGGTGCGCGGCGGCCTCGTCGTGATCGACCACGGGGCGGGGCTCACCAGCCTGTACTTCCACCAGAGCCGCGTCCTCGTGAGGCCGGGGCAAAAGGTCACCCGCGGCCAGAAGATCGGCGAGGTCGGCTCGACCGGCCTGAGCGCCGGGCCCCACCTCCACCTGGAGATGCGCGTGCGCGGGGAGGGCACCAACCCCGCCGACTGGATGAACCGCATCTGGCCGAAGTGA
- a CDS encoding amidase: MTSKDFPDPQRAWAYRPTSPLPGAPGGPLAGLTFSVKDLYGVPGWPLRASTLAPVPDPGESPLVRRLLELGASAVGKTHLQEIALGITGMNGFGGTTHPVYPERVPGGSSSGAAVSVALGQVDLALGTDTGGSIRVPAAWCGVVGYKPTKGHPAWSTEGVLPLSWTCDHTGPLARDLRTIVRVQEALTGEKVSPQDWAGVRVGVWLPEGWVDDAVWEAVGAFAARLENLGASLQPVEFPEVLDAYSPIVLSEAARVHAEALREDDPGFLPFTLASLRQGQALGGAEVEMAFARRAVYRAQLDDLFTQFDVLLAPAVPTPPPLIGQDEVALRGGVTPLRRAVLRLTAPFSLLGAPTVAVPSATPFVGVQLVGSHGEDDRLLGLARALED, from the coding sequence GTGACCTCCAAGGACTTCCCCGATCCCCAGCGGGCCTGGGCTTACCGCCCCACCTCCCCCCTGCCTGGCGCACCTGGCGGTCCCCTCGCGGGCCTCACCTTCAGCGTGAAGGACCTGTACGGCGTGCCGGGCTGGCCGCTGCGCGCCAGTACTCTCGCCCCCGTCCCCGACCCCGGCGAGAGCCCCCTGGTGCGGCGCCTGCTGGAACTGGGCGCGAGTGCCGTGGGCAAGACACACCTGCAAGAGATCGCGCTGGGCATCACGGGGATGAACGGCTTTGGGGGGACGACGCATCCCGTATACCCGGAGCGCGTGCCTGGCGGGAGCAGCAGCGGGGCGGCGGTGAGCGTGGCGCTCGGGCAGGTGGACCTCGCGCTGGGCACCGACACGGGCGGCTCCATCCGGGTTCCGGCGGCTTGGTGCGGCGTGGTGGGGTACAAGCCGACGAAGGGCCATCCGGCGTGGAGTACCGAGGGCGTGCTGCCGCTCTCGTGGACGTGTGACCATACGGGACCGTTGGCGCGGGACCTGCGGACGATTGTGCGGGTGCAGGAGGCGCTGACGGGGGAAAAGGTCAGCCCGCAGGACTGGGCGGGCGTGAGGGTGGGCGTGTGGCTTCCTGAGGGCTGGGTGGACGACGCGGTCTGGGAGGCGGTGGGGGCCTTTGCGGCGCGGTTGGAAAACCTGGGCGCGAGCCTGCAACCGGTGGAGTTTCCCGAGGTGCTGGACGCTTACTCCCCCATCGTGCTGAGCGAGGCGGCGCGCGTTCATGCGGAGGCGCTGCGGGAGGATGACCCCGGCTTCCTGCCCTTCACGCTCGCCTCGCTGCGGCAGGGGCAGGCACTCGGCGGGGCGGAAGTCGAAATGGCCTTCGCGCGCCGCGCAGTTTACCGGGCACAGTTGGATGACCTCTTCACGCAGTTCGACGTGCTCCTCGCCCCCGCCGTGCCTACCCCACCGCCGCTTATCGGGCAGGACGAGGTGGCCCTGCGCGGGGGAGTGACGCCGCTGCGCCGGGCCGTGCTGCGCCTGACCGCGCCCTTCAGCCTGCTGGGGGCGCCGACCGTCGCGGTCCCCTCTGCCACTCCGTTCGTCGGCGTGCAGCTTGTGGGGTCGCATGGCGAGGACGACCGGCTGCTGGGGCTGGCCCGGGCGCTGGAGGACTAA